The DNA region TGAGGCTGGAGATTCTATTCTTCACAGTGAGCTTGATCTGAGCAATCAGTCCCTGTGAGGAAGTGAACCGGGAGTTATGCAATCGATTGTTTCTTTCAGTCCAGAGCGTGTAAAGAGTTGCTTGCCAGCATAGGAGCAGCAGAGTCTTCTGCACCCTATTTGATGGATGGCCTTTAAGTTGTGCCAGTAGAACAGACCATTGTCTCAATGAAGTGAAGTTACACTTGGTGGCAATTGGCTTCCAGATTTCCCAAGCAAAATTACAGTCGAAAAAACAGTGAGCAATAGATTCGTCAGCGGCATTGCACAGTAAGCATCGAGAATCAGTGAGCAGCCCCCAACTTAATATTCTATCACGAGTAGGACACCTATTTCTGACCATTAACCATACCAAGAACATGTGCTTGGGAATCCCTCCCGAGAACCAGACCTCCTTATGCCAAGCTACAGCAGGAGCAGGTGGACGAAGCAAGTCGTAGAGTGCCCCTGTTTTGTAGCTCATTTGCCTTTGATTTCCCGGCCACCATTCAATCTCATCTTTATAATCATTCAAGGACCGAGTAGACAAGTAAGTAATCACCTCAAGTTGCCGATCAGAGCGTGCATTTGGTAGAATCCAGCCTCCATTGTCCCAAAGCTCAGCTAGAGTAGCGGTCGAGCAAACTGGAAAACGCATCGATACAGAGGCGTTGAGGTAGACAGATAGCTTCCCATAAGGAGACCAGTTTGATGTCCAAAAGTAAGTGGTTTCACCATTGTGAATTTGCTTCCTGATCCATGGGTAGATAATTTCCCTGAGGTCAAGCAGCGTATTCACAAGCCAGGAGTGCTTCTGCCTCGTGTTGATCACCCAAAACATTTCAAGATTTCCATCAAGAATCTCATCCCTGAACCATGAAGACCAGACTGAATTTTCAGCGAAAAAAAGAATCCATACCATTTTTAATGCACAAGCCAGGTTCCAAGCCTCAAGGTTTCTCAGTCCAAGCCCCCCCTCTTCTTTTGAATTGCAGCAGGATTCCCAAGACACTTTAGCTGCTGAAGCTGCATTTATATCCCCCTTCCAAAGGAACTTAGAGCAAAGAGAGTCAATCTCACTGATAATGCTTTTCGGGATGATGAAAGAGCTGGTCCAGAAATTAGTAATCCCATTGATGACGGATTTAACCAGTTGTAATCGGCCTGCATATGTAAGTTTTCTCACCGTCCAAGAGCGGAGTTTTGCCTTGATCGACTGAATAAGTGGAGCACACTGGGCAGATGAGATCTTCTTTGTGTGCAGTGGGACACCTAGATATCTGATTGGCAACACACCAGAAGCGAGACCCGTTTGCACCTTTAGATGTTCCATTTCTGAGTCCGTCAAACCTGCCGCAAAGAAAGATGTTTTCTGTACGCTAATGGCCAGGCCCGATCTCTGTTCGAAATCTTTCAGCACAGTAAGGATCGCTTGTACTGAGGACAAAGAACCGTCTGAGAAAATAAGGAGATCATCGGCAAAGGAGAGGTGGGTAAGCTTTGTTTTCCCGCATCTCAAATGATACTGAAATAATCCTTGTGCTGCCGCTCTGTCAAGTGCCATAGAGAGACAATTCATGACCAATACAAATAGATAGGGAGATAGGGGATCCCCCTGTCTAAGGCCTCTCTTCCCCTTGAAGTACCCATAGGTAGACCCGTTGAAAGCAACAGAGAAAGAAGGAGTGCATACACAAGCTTCCAACCAACGAATCAGAGGCTCTGGAATGCTATAGCTGCGCAGACAAGCAAACAGAAACTCCCATCTCTGCGCAGACAAGCATACAAAAACCTTCTTctcttgttaaaaaaaaaacttattttcatAAAGGTGATCATAGCTTGATTTGGATTAGTACTAACAGTTTTAACCATGGCCATAAGATATTCATGCTTGTCCTCGTTGATACTTACTTCTGTGTTGAAATTCTGAAAAATTCAGTTAAGTGATCGAAGAACCAAATAACAGTGAATCTGATTAACCTAGGTTGGTATATGCTGATACGATAAAATGTGAATGCTTGAAATCAAAACACTATTTACTTTTATACCCTCCTGAACATTTCTAAATTACAATCTAAGCCTTTGTCTTAAATTGTCCAACTTCACTCCCAACCTCTTTCtctgattcatcatcatcatatatatacatacacatatgaTCTATACGCAGacctatatatatacatgctcTACATAAAAGCCTTTATAATTGCGTTGAAGCTTACCGAGTCTCACATTACAGCAACaacctttctctctctctctctctctgactcTCTTGTCTGAGAAATCTCAGTTTCAGAGCTTCAGTTCTTTAttcttcgtcgtcttcttcttcaaatctGCATGCTCGATCTAGATGATGAATGTGCGTCGGAGTTTGTGATCGGagattaaaatttcaaaccttTCGGAGTGATCACTGAGAATAACACAAGAATGCGGGTGAAGGAGCTGCATCCTCTCTGCTGCATCCCTCTCGAGAGTCCACACGGCATTGATGACTTTAACAAGCCACCGGTGGAGCCGGCGACAAATTTACCGGCGACGTCGTTAACCGGTGGATCCGACCGGAGGAAGGTCACATCAGTGGCTGGGATCTTACACAAGTGGACCAACTTCGGGAAAGGATGGAGATCTAGGTGGTTCCTCCTCCGCAACGGAATCTTGTCTTACTCCAAGATCCGACGACCGGAGAATCTGAATCTTCTCTCTCCTTCGGAGGATGTGAGGCTCATCGGAGATATCTCCGCCGGTCGTCTCTCGAGGATGGATAGTTCCAGTGGTCGCCGGAAACAACAGAAAACCGTCGGCATTGTTCATCTCAAGGTTCTTGATTTTGgtgatttattattaatttaatttaatttatttattcgaTTCATTAAAGTATTTGTTTTACATCATATCAGATTGTTAATTTCTTGGGAAAGGAGACTCCTCTTTATCACTCATAGTTAGAGGAAATAACCAGAGGTCCATAGAATTGTTCACTGTGTTCTTTGATGAAATGAGAAACCCTAAATgtggttttttttcttcttcttacaatCGTCCTACGATGATCTTTCATCAGTACCTTCTTCTTGACTGGTGTCTTTATATGTCTTTTTACCTTATTTAATACAATCTGATTTTGCTTCTCTATTAATGTTAATCTTTGGTCTTAATTTTTGGGATGCCAGCTTTTAACTTGCTGTTAATCTCTGGTGGGTCACATCAGCAGGTGCTTGTTTGGTTTTCAAAGATTTAAACACTTTTGTTGGTTGCTACAATCTGGTATTGTAGCTTTAGGGTTTTGTTCAAGTGgtcacattgttttttttttctttttttgagaaagcacattgtttttttttctttctttcattttgTTCAAATTTGTTTCTTATAGTGTTTTTATGTGTTAGGTTCAGTTTGTAACTCTTTTCCCTGTTAGTTTCAAAATTAACCCATTTGCCATCCGTCAATAAAGTTTTGGATTCTCTTTATTTCCCCTATTTCttttgcctttttttttcttttggaggaAAAGCCAAATATCAGTATATGTCAATTGTATTCTATGAACCTTTTCTCAGTTGCATAACTAAAACAAGTCTATGAATTTTGGACACTTTTCACAATTTGTTCTTTGGCTTCTTTGCCTTGCATGtgctttgatttgatttgtcTTGTTGACAACGATACtgccatttttttttaaattctccTCGACTAAGAAGGCTTAACTATAAGACCATTTCACCGTGATGGGCTTATGCGTATTAGTATTATTCTGCTATTtgttcaattatatatatttttttcccttGGATTTTAGACATGTTTGGTTAGTAAACTTAGTCGGTTGGAGATAATGGAGGGTGGGGTCCTGCCAAATTATAATAAAGACCTGTTTTGACATGCTTGTTGCTTGACAATGTGAAAGATGGCCTGTTTTCAACATTTTCGagaagcattttttttttttgaatttttgcttaatcaaaatattccaaggtaggatttttattttctcttgtttttgtttACAGGTAATAAACTTTTGTCTTTCTCAACCTGTATAGATCTAACGTGTCTAAAGTAATATCTTTATGGGCCCAGCCTGATTTGTTCTAGTTTCCAAATCTGCAACTTCAAACTTTTGAATCTGTAGGGCTCCTTACCTGCTTTAGATAGGAAGAAACTGATGTGTGTTTTAAATTTGTGGTCTCgacttttgttttattaattttacttatgttGTAATTAGATGTTTATCTTTCTATGTTTATCTCCAGCAGGTTTCTTCTTTCAGAGAAAGCAAGTCTGATGATAGAAAGTTCTATATATTCACAGCTACCAAGACTCTTCATCTGAGGACTGACTCTATAAGTGATAGAGCAGCTTGGTTACAAGCTTTAGCATCTACAAAATGCATTTTTCCTCTCCGGTCACTTAATGGTGATTTCTCCTTCACCTCACCAAAGGATTTGTCCATATCAACCGAGAGACTAAAGAAACGGTTGCACGAAGAGGGGATGAACGAGAATCTTGTAAAAGAGTGCGAACAGATCATGCTCTCAGAGTTTTCTGAAATGCATGAACAAATCAAACTCTTACATGAAGAACGGACCAATTTGTTTGACGCATTGAGACAGCTAGAGGTAAACTTAGTTTACTGCCTTTATGATCTTGTTCCTGTGTGTATGTTTGTTTGATCTCTAGTTTTATTCTGTACAGGCAGCTAATCTTGAATCTGGAGCACCAGGAATCGATGACAATGTCTACCAATTATCAAAGCATGGATTCTCAAGCCTAGGACGTGGAAAATATAGTGGTACATAGTCTAACGCTtaatctctctttcttctcttctccacttgTGCTTTGCTTTGAGTTATGCAAGCATAAGAAGTGACTGTTTTCAAGTCATGTTGTTTAATGGCACATGCTTCATTTGTGTGTGGTTGCTTGACATTGTTTGGTTTCTAGAATGCAGCACAACTGCATCGTCTGATGATAAACAAGAGTTTGAGGATGTGTCCGAGGAAGATGAGCCTTCCTTCCATGACACAGATGAGTACTTTAATGAACCTAGTGTTGGTTCTGGATCCAATGGATACACTGATATAAAGAGAAGAACAAAACTTCCTGACCCAGCTGAAAAAGAGAGAGGTGTCAGTCTTTGGTCTATGATCAAAGACAACGTTGGAAAAGATCTCACCCGAGTTTGCCTCCCAGTGTATTTCAATGAACCAATATCATCCCTCCAAAAATGCTTTGAAGACTTGGAGTACTCGTATCTTCTAGACCGAGCATATGAACATGGAAAATCTGTAAGTGAGAGCAAACcctatttatttgaatttttgctACACCACATTCTCTTATATCTTAAACTGACTTTGGCCTGTCGGATTATTAGGGGAACGGTCTCTTAAGAGCCTTAAACGTTGCTGCTTTTGCTGTTTCTGGATATGCTTCCACTGAAGGCCGTCACTGTAAGCCATTCAACCCTTTGCTTGGAGAAACCTATGAAGCTGACTTTCCTGAAAAGGGGATTCGTTTCTTCTCTGAAAAGGTATTTATTTCAACTCATTGTGATGAACATAAATGTCAGAATCTTTCTCAAGAACTATGGGGTATGATTCTTCTGTGATAGGTGAGCCACCATCCAACAGTTATAGCCTGCCATTGTGAAGGTAAAGGGTGGAAGTTCTGGGGTGATACTAACCTCAGGTCAAAGTTCTGGGGGAGATCTATTCAAGTTGAACCTGTAGGAGTTTTGACTCTTGAGTTTGATGATGGAGAAGTATTTCAGTGGAGCAAGGTATATATAAAGTTTCATAAACCCTCAAGCCAAATTTTGTGGATTGTGGTTGCTATGAAGTTAACTTTATACTTATCTTTGATCTTAGGTAACATCAACTATATACAATATCATACTAGGTAAACTCTACTGTGATCATCATGGTGTGATGCAAATCTGTGGGAACCGCCAATTTTCTTGTACTCTCAAGTTTAAGGAGCAATCCATTCTTGAGAGGAATCCTCATCAGGTGAGTTACAGAGATATGTTCTGTATATGTAATACTTGAAATAACACATGATCAAATATACATTGTATAGGTAAATGGTTTTGTAGAAGACGTGTCTGGCAAGAAAGCTGCAATGGTGTTTGGTAAATGGGATGATAGCCTTTACTATGTTTCTGGTGATGGAGTTAGCAAGACTAAAGTCAGTGATCCCGCATCAAATGCCTCGTTACTGTGGAGAAGGACCAAACCACCGCCCAATGTAACTAGATACAACTTAACCTCATTTGCCATTACCATGAACGAGCTAACACCTGGTTTGGAGGTATGTTGTCAACATAATGTTGAAATGGACTAATCTTGTATATGGACTCATGTTTGATCTAGACAAGCTATGTCTAATCTTGATCATGGATTTAGGAGATGCTTCCTCCCACGGACTCTAGGCTCAGGCCAGATCAACGGCATCTGGAGAATGGTGAATATGAGAAGGCAAACTTAGAGAAACAACGGTTAGAAAGAAGGCAGAGAATGGTACGTCACCTTAACATTGCACTGGTCCATGAACTAGCAATTGTCATTTTGAAACCGCTGAATGTATTACTAACAGTGaagttatgtttttattaaaaaaacagtgAAGTTATGTTTTAAGATCTCTAGTTGCTTGGTTTCTTTGCAGTCACGGCAACTTCAAGATAGCGGGTGGAGACCGAGATGGTTCGAGAAACAAGGAGAAAGTGAAACCTTCAAGTACACAGGAGGTTACTGGGAAGCACGAGGACACAGGACTTGGGATGATTGCCCCAACATCTTTGGGGAGTTCACTGAAGAGCAGCTAGCTGAGGCTGCTTAAAAAAACCTTCTAAGTTTTATTTCCAGGTAATACTATATGTTTTCCTGtattatgttaaattttaaaagttaaattacatttttaaataaattttcttaaactttacattttattatttgtttacaatatttaaatttaaatttaaatttaaattttattatatgtaaaagttaagataaaataaacattatatttgatcaaaaaaacattattttttgaaaacatgtttaataatatatgtatatatttaaattataagattgaaaagatttttatctatttttggttaaaatatattaaatcaaattttaaaattaatagaaattttgttaggtatataattatcaaaaaataaaactaaataatatttctaaaaattttagattttaaaaaaaatggtacttggattaaaaaaaattataatttttgaaaaactgCATAACATTTTGatgaatttttttgtaataaaaattatataactataaaaaatataattaaataatatttctaaaaatggtaaaatattagtgtatttatatttatactataatattatttattgtatattaataaggatctatgagttattactatattctaaaacAAATTCCCAAAATATAGAgcaacattaaatataaatgtttatatcaCAATTAGGTTcaagtcatattttttttggtataaatgtTAATTCAAGTCATATTATTATTGTTAGTATGtcatttcattattatttttttcaaatcaatgTATTAATGACATATATCAAAttcattttcaaataatatttaggAGATACTATCACCCTACAAGATCTCGTAACCAGCTAAACGTAATCTGTCTGTGTAGTCTTTTAGTAGAGAATCCGAAACAGCTTCTTGATTAATTATTTCGTTTCTTGCATTGAAGTCTGCTTAAGAGAAGATTTACATCAGGACGACAATGGACTTGTTTTACATAGAAGAAACGTCGCTCGACATGGAAACATACCTTTGTTATATACTTTTGGTAGAGTGTCTCTGTAAAGTCTTTTCTCCTTCGCTTCTTATTTCTGTCTCTTTCATTCTGTACCTCTTTCgttaaatagttaaaattaatgTAGGTTGGTTATAACATTTGGCACAAGTCATTGTGATCCATTTGTACTTTAACTAAAAAACATGTGAGGAACAAAATTAATCCAGGCAAAATACTCTTTACCTCAAATCGTGTACTACTTAGAGCATGACTTATTTAAATATTGTGGAGAAAAAATGATTGtagtttaaaaatgttttaaaaccgACCGGACACTAAACCAGCTGATATTCCCGGTGATCAGCGGGTATCACCGGATCACCGGGTCAAGCGCAGGTGAACCGCagattaataaatgaattaattttattatatagctatgaaaatgaatatataaaaattaaatttaaatattttataaatgttttataaaacataaaataatagtttgaatatttagaaaatacttagctttagtttttatattatattttcatttgaaatacaaaatatcaaaaaaacaattaactatctaaactttttttttgtaacaaataaaaattatgacatctaacaaaaaaatatcaagacttaaaatttcataaatatttcaatatctaatattaataataaaattaaacttaaaattttaaataaaccaaAGTAAAATGTTATTAATCAATTAtcgataataaaaataaaaattaacactAAATCAAATCAACTAGTTTTGGTTCTCTATACCATCGTTCACTtcattttttccaaaaaaactataaaataacaaataaaaattatatattaattcaactATTGGTTCAACTGATAATCGGATTTCAGGTTTACCGGATTTTTCGTGTTTTACTAGGctttttaattgttaaaaatgATTGTGAATCTGTAAAGTGTGAATTTGTGTATGAACATTTCTATTAACAaatgattctattttaatatataagagatgcTTTATTACGTAGCAAAGGCAGACCTGGATTTGGATATACTAGtatatgtttccttttttatattaGACACCCACATATATATGATAGGATAAAAGTTTTAAGTACAAGAGCTGGTTGGATTAAAGGCTTGAAGGTGTATGGATTTCCTTAGAGcctttaaaacattttttattgtaactTCGTAAGTTTAAACTTTGGTCCCGTGATCTTACTGATGAAACATATACCTATGATCTTAACATCTAAATGAACTTTTGTTCATTTGTTCATCTCTACTTTTACCTGGACGAATTTAGTaaacaaatgatttatatgtttttgttttgatttaatcatgttttagttttatttttaacaatattaatttttattatttatctaaaatatagttattttaaaataaatttttggcagaaaatataatttttttgttttcgcgagaaaataaaattttgtgatcTTGACAGAAATTgtgattttgtaattttagtGAAAATGCAATTGTGCAGTTTTAGTGGGAAACaacgtttttgcggttttgacgaaaaaatatgattttgcaATTCGGCAAAAATTTACATTTTGTGGCTCTGGAGAAAAATGTGATTTTGAgatttttgtgaaaaaatatattttgacacTTATGCAGAAAATgtgttttggcaattttttggagaaaaaaaaatttatggttttggctgaaaatgtagtttttctattttgatagaaaatatagttttgagATCTTGAAAAATGCGTTTTTGCGATttgataagaaaatatatttttgtgttttggtggaaaatataattttatgatttaagggaaatattattttgcagttttggtgaaaatatattttctacaatgtaaaatatgttatataGTTCGGCAAAAAGTACGATTTTAcggtttgacaaaaaaaaatttgcaattttagtagatattttggttatttagcCTTTTGAGAAAATATGGCTGTTCTTTTTTAGACGTGGTGGCAGCGTCTCAAAAAACACACTTATCATGGATAAATTCTTCTTCTCACTGATTCTAAAATAGATGCTAACAGCATGGCGAGTGAAAATTGACCGGATTTTGTGATGCCATAAAAACCAGCGACAGAAAAAGTGGAGAATGCGGCTGTTTTTACAGAACCCAGCGACATCAATTAAATGCGATGCcgtaaaaatagttattttctttatatttttttataattttccaaATGCGGGCGCTGCCCGCGGCGGCTCCAAAAAGAACAGAGCTAATATATCATCATTGTTTAGATGTCTATACTTGGTTCTAACTATTTTATTTGGATAAAGATACATTTTgcttttgttattttgaatatgtTTATCTCTATCCTAATACACTAGTTAAACTCATCTgaatgaatattattttaggctaatttttttttgtaaaaggtcCAAAATTGCCAAGGTCATTATGTTTTTAggctaaattttaaaactaatttaataaatcatttGAGTGATGACAAATTTAACACAAAACAAAcatcatattttatttctataaaacCGGTCCATATGAATGGACAAACAAACGTATCCTAACGTTTACCATCTTTGATTAACACAGGAATCTAATGAGTAAATCTCTCACCATTTTCTTCTAACtctttctaattatttttgtaattaatcgTTTTCTATTTAGTGATTTAGAGCATCTCTAATGTAAAattccatatattttttaaaaatagagtaaaagtgaatatggaatAAAAATGTTTAACCTTACTTCATTTTTTACTCCATaatggagtaatgaacaaacaaaaaatagattactctatttatggaataaatttcattatggaatgagatatggagttgggttggagcatttcttactccatatttatttttactccattttgaagGAAAATATAGAGCTGGGTTGGAGATTcttttatatacttaaaatatgTGTGGGTGCAGATGGAGGATTTACGGAAGCGGTTGATTTAAGTTCAAACATTATTAAATGATTTATACAAGGAGCAGTAGTGATGTTGCATGTTTTGAAAATGCAAATTAAGCTTATTtgctttgcttttctttttggtttgtgTGTATATGTTTTGAAAGAAGTgttgaataattatttttgggGGCAGGACCGTATCTGATATTTGTGGCCCGGAAGCAAAAAAAGTTGATCCCATagaataaaactaataaaatagcACTCAGTCTTCGAATCGAGGTTGAAGGAAATAAACCATTCAAAAGTTGGTTGCACCATTTCAACTACCTAATTGTTTTGGAAAATTGAccccaaaatatattttatacttgtTTGCTTCAAGCACATGTTTAATCAGCTTGTATCCAGACTCGGTCCTGTTTGAAAGGTGAGAGTTTGCATTTATAGCTTTTGTAGGTTCTTGCTGAATGATGTGCTTTACTTAGGATTTGATTTAAGATTTGGTCCTACACGGAGCATGCTTCCATCTTTCCAAACATATAAACTGAAGAGATATTTAAACCTCATCCAGTCATCTATATAAGAGATTTGGCAAAGAACATTTGATGAAGGCTAAAGATTTTACAAATTCTACCAAAGTTGTTGATCTAGCtgaagagttaaaaaaaaaattattacagtCAATTTCATATCGACAATAGATATTGTAATTTGTAAAATCTTTAGGCTTCATCAAATGTTCCTGTGATTATGATAAATACTCACCCATGATTATATATTGCGAATTTTACTTGAAAATGGTAGTAGTGGAACAGAAAAACAGTGGAATACTattcaagttttattttatttcaaacagAAGATAAAAGACAATTACTTttttaggtaaaaaaaaaaacatagttgCACCTTGGACCGATATTACGGTACGCGCATGCTTATTTTAGTGATTCGTAATTTATATAAGATTCTGCATCTTCCATACTTATATCAAGCTGCATCTGAAATCAGGTGTTGTCGGCACACGACAGAGCCTAAGGAGCTGAGTAACTCTCACATTCACAATGATGCCAAGAAGATTGATACTAGCAGCATCGCAGGCACATACAGACGCCCGAGGAGGATCGAGCTGATCTAGGACATCGCAACATGGCCCAACATTTCTGGAGGTGAGGAAAACACCAATGCGAAGAATTCTAATGCAACTCCGGATCTGAAGCAAAGTTAGAGGACACACCGGAGGTTGGCCCAATGGAGGTTGCGCAGAGGCAAAGCCGAATAAGACCAGGCTGAGGGTGAGGTAAAGAGTCATAATTCTCTTTGAAGTCATATTGTGAAAATGCTAATTAGGACTAAGGAGTGTGAGTTAAGTGTATCAATGGAGAGGGTATATTTATAGTGTTTAGGAGCTTTAGTTGCTACCATAGAATGGTACTAAGAAGTCCCTAACGAAAAGCTACGTGAGAAAACTGTGATTCTGGAGAAGGTTATTGGTAGAAtaagtattattaaaattttagattctaTTGTTCTTAGTGTAAGGAATTTTATATACATAGCTAAATCCAATGTTATTAGTTTATGaactataaattttattcaaaatattttgttatctgaatcatttatttatttaataatttaattctattgaaatataatattatcgatatataaattatttgtaatgtttttttcattaaaaactcTTAAAATACCATAGATATCTTGTGAAAGTTTTTATAACTATACCcaaaattctattaaaaataaatatctcaactattaaaacaaaccaaaacccAGTCCTCACTAAATCTCTTATAGAATAGCGGAattgtgaaaaaaataaaaattgataaaatataataaataagaaaGACATGATTGAAGTAAATAACAATGAGATTTGgttttacatttaatttttgtacTATATTTTATACACGCTTTCAAAGAGCAGATTTGATTTTTGGGATATTAATTGgtattaattactatttttgaatttcgatctatatatttatgttataaaaataattatttatgtatatttagttttattc from Raphanus sativus cultivar WK10039 chromosome 8, ASM80110v3, whole genome shotgun sequence includes:
- the LOC108835212 gene encoding oxysterol-binding protein-related protein 2A isoform X3, yielding MNENLVKECEQIMLSEFSEMHEQIKLLHEERTNLFDALRQLEAANLESGAPGIDDNVYQLSKHGFSSLGRGKYSECSTTASSDDKQEFEDVSEEDEPSFHDTDEYFNEPSVGSGSNGYTDIKRRTKLPDPAEKERGVSLWSMIKDNVGKDLTRVCLPVYFNEPISSLQKCFEDLEYSYLLDRAYEHGKSGNGLLRALNVAAFAVSGYASTEGRHCKPFNPLLGETYEADFPEKGIRFFSEKVSHHPTVIACHCEGKGWKFWGDTNLRSKFWGRSIQVEPVGVLTLEFDDGEVFQWSKVTSTIYNIILGKLYCDHHGVMQICGNRQFSCTLKFKEQSILERNPHQVNGFVEDVSGKKAAMVFGKWDDSLYYVSGDGVSKTKVSDPASNASLLWRRTKPPPNVTRYNLTSFAITMNELTPGLEEMLPPTDSRLRPDQRHLENGEYEKANLEKQRLERRQRMSRQLQDSGWRPRWFEKQGESETFKYTGGYWEARGHRTWDDCPNIFGEFTEEQLAEAA
- the LOC108835212 gene encoding oxysterol-binding protein-related protein 2A isoform X1, producing the protein MRVKELHPLCCIPLESPHGIDDFNKPPVEPATNLPATSLTGGSDRRKVTSVAGILHKWTNFGKGWRSRWFLLRNGILSYSKIRRPENLNLLSPSEDVRLIGDISAGRLSRMDSSSGRRKQQKTVGIVHLKQVSSFRESKSDDRKFYIFTATKTLHLRTDSISDRAAWLQALASTKCIFPLRSLNGDFSFTSPKDLSISTERLKKRLHEEGMNENLVKECEQIMLSEFSEMHEQIKLLHEERTNLFDALRQLEAANLESGAPGIDDNVYQLSKHGFSSLGRGKYSECSTTASSDDKQEFEDVSEEDEPSFHDTDEYFNEPSVGSGSNGYTDIKRRTKLPDPAEKERGVSLWSMIKDNVGKDLTRVCLPVYFNEPISSLQKCFEDLEYSYLLDRAYEHGKSGNGLLRALNVAAFAVSGYASTEGRHCKPFNPLLGETYEADFPEKGIRFFSEKVSHHPTVIACHCEGKGWKFWGDTNLRSKFWGRSIQVEPVGVLTLEFDDGEVFQWSKVTSTIYNIILGKLYCDHHGVMQICGNRQFSCTLKFKEQSILERNPHQVNGFVEDVSGKKAAMVFGKWDDSLYYVSGDGVSKTKVSDPASNASLLWRRTKPPPNVTRYNLTSFAITMNELTPGLEEMLPPTDSRLRPDQRHLENGEYEKANLEKQRLERRQRMSRQLQDSGWRPRWFEKQGESETFKYTGGYWEARGHRTWDDCPNIFGEFTEEQLAEAA
- the LOC108835212 gene encoding oxysterol-binding protein-related protein 2A isoform X2, whose translation is MRVKELHPLCCIPLESPHGIDDFNKPPVEPATNLPATSLTGGSDRRKVTSVAGILHKWTNFGKGWRSRWFLLRNGILSYSKIRRPENLNLLSPSEDVRLIGDISAGRLSRMDSSSGRRKQQKTVGIVHLKVSSFRESKSDDRKFYIFTATKTLHLRTDSISDRAAWLQALASTKCIFPLRSLNGDFSFTSPKDLSISTERLKKRLHEEGMNENLVKECEQIMLSEFSEMHEQIKLLHEERTNLFDALRQLEAANLESGAPGIDDNVYQLSKHGFSSLGRGKYSECSTTASSDDKQEFEDVSEEDEPSFHDTDEYFNEPSVGSGSNGYTDIKRRTKLPDPAEKERGVSLWSMIKDNVGKDLTRVCLPVYFNEPISSLQKCFEDLEYSYLLDRAYEHGKSGNGLLRALNVAAFAVSGYASTEGRHCKPFNPLLGETYEADFPEKGIRFFSEKVSHHPTVIACHCEGKGWKFWGDTNLRSKFWGRSIQVEPVGVLTLEFDDGEVFQWSKVTSTIYNIILGKLYCDHHGVMQICGNRQFSCTLKFKEQSILERNPHQVNGFVEDVSGKKAAMVFGKWDDSLYYVSGDGVSKTKVSDPASNASLLWRRTKPPPNVTRYNLTSFAITMNELTPGLEEMLPPTDSRLRPDQRHLENGEYEKANLEKQRLERRQRMSRQLQDSGWRPRWFEKQGESETFKYTGGYWEARGHRTWDDCPNIFGEFTEEQLAEAA